DNA sequence from the Solea solea chromosome 12, fSolSol10.1, whole genome shotgun sequence genome:
ttcagtttccacataacagcaaaataaagcagcagaacTGTTACTAAAAATATAGTGGATTTTCTTAGGCaagacttttgttaagtggctcaaatcagtttttttccttgtgtctctgcgAGACAGCGCATGCATCCATGTCTCAAGCCACGcttaaaaagcaacaacacatGCAGACTAGCTACCAAAAAAATAGAGATTGATTTGTTTCCTGACACTTTATTAAGCTGGAATGATTCTCAATCTTACACGCTGTGTACTTTTCAGTAGGGGTTCTTGAAGGTGTGATCCATGAGGGTCATCAGAGCCAGCCAAGTCTCACTGGCGGTGGGGACGATCTGACTCGCTGGCAGCACAAATCCATAGCGACCGGTGTCCCTCAGCTCAAAGGTGTAGGAGTACTTGATGCCCTGGTTGTAGGTCCAGTCAATGGTACCACCACTGGCTTGGTCTGTGGTTGAAACAGATATTGAAAAACTCAAACATAATGGAGATCTTTTGCTTTTGAGAGGCCTTAAGGGAAATATCTATGAAAACAAGACGAACAAAAAGatcgaccgtaaccatggcctcaactcaacaggaagtcggccatttagAATCTTGGTGtacattttggcgatttgcacccgACGCAAATGAGCAAACTCGTCTGAGCACGTTTGTCGTACCAGCATAAAAAATGTGCCAATTTGTACTAGACGCAGCAAAAGGCGAAAAGTTGCCAAAaggttttgtggattcaaaagggcgtggcctcGGCAACCATCGACGTTTGGGCAAATTTCGACTATTCAGGAAGTGCCACTTCGGCGTACACTGACCGATCTCCTCGAAACTTTATACTTGACAGAAGAGATcgaccctgaacacgtctacgaacaGAAATTTCACCTAACAGGAAGTCAGCCGTTTTAAATTTAGCTGCCATTTAACCACAAAAAAGGAAGTGCcttataacttcgccatacattgaccgattGCCTCGAAACATCATACGTGACACACCAGACCGATCCTGAacacgtattattattattattattattattggcttTGCAGTAATTTTTGAGGGATTAAGGAATAAAAGTGAAGGGAgacagtgaggtcagggaactgctgcactccccgacTTGCATGGGGGACAATTAAAACCTTATCATTGATTACAAAGTCAGGGCTTCTCAAACTTTTGGGGTCCTGGGATGCCTTGTatgtatattgtttgtattcCATTATTTTCCAATCTAAATCTTTCAGACCTGCTTAGTCATGATCGTacaatttatgaaaaaaaattattaccTTTAATCTAATTTACGATTTATGACTACGactatgtatatacatataatacacTGTGTTGTTGAGACTTACAGATGACATTGATGATGCTGCCGTATCTGTACCGAGTGCCGTACAGAGAAGCCAGATTATTGACAGCCTTCTGAGCCACAGCGTGCTGTGAGGGAAGAGATTAGCATGACGTCATATCATTTCTCAtaccattaaaaaataaaactgagagatagaagtagatttttttttaccagctcaGCCTGGTCTCTGACTGGGGTTCTGGTGTAGCCATAAGGATACATGAGCATCTGGGAGTAGGCATGGATGGAGATGAAGGACTTGATGTTCCCGCGAGACTTCACAAAGTCCACAATAGACTTGACCTCAGACTCGGAGTGAGCAGAGGGTCCATGGTAGGTCTCAGAGCAGGGGTTACTGCTGGCACCAGGTCCTGCACATGGACACAAGATTAAGTCTGAGGAAACTGCAAGGCAGTTGTCTGCCACTGTCTGTTCACGGTTTCTGATTCATTAGTGTGATCACTGGGCGTGAAATAAACAAGCAAGGTTAAATCTCCAAGGAAAATGTTGCTATTTTACTTTTCGTGTCAAGATTTATTGTCTTTTGTCTTGTGTGCAAAGGTGGTGGCTTATAACATAGATGGCACAAGGGAATGATGTATAGAAAGAATGTCACAACACTGTGAGGACAGACAATTGAATGTTGGTCTTCCGGTTGCAAATGCTGTGCTTTGAGGAACACGATGTCAGTTTTTCATACTGGAGGAAGTCACCTGGCACCAGGCATCTACTGGACGATACCAGCTCTCAGTCACActagtgtccactcatatgtgctgtgcttttcaTCTATTatcctctaaatggaaacatgtttttacaaaatcaacatcattTACTCATCTTAGAAGTCAAGTAACAATTTAGCTAATTTTCCCGTAGACTTCGATTCagacaaagttttttttagcaACACTTCATGTTGTTGGTACTAAAAACGTGAGCGCACACGTGTCACAACATGGCAGGCAACAACATATGGTGTTGGAGACTTTTCTGTTCTGACCACAGTGTGACTCAAGCACTCAAACAAGTACACAATCTGTGTTCTACTTTCCCAATGAGAATCCGTTGGTATGTTTGCATAATCGTGAGGACATTGGCCAAGTCGCACGTtaacagagaagaaaacaatcTGGAGGCTTTTCAGGTTGATGTAGaatttgaaagtgtgtgtggatgagtgaAAGGCAGATAAAGTGTTCACAACTGGTCAAATTCAACGTCACTAATTGGTGTATTTGCAAATAAAACTTATTCTATTTCAAAAGCAAAACTGTAAATATTGATGGGCTTGACTGTTCAAATACTGTAATAATTTCCTCAAGTGAggttaaattacattaaacattaaattacattacatttgatGTTACCTCCAAAACCAGCATCCCAGTTCCTGTTAGGATCAACACCAATACAACTGGAGCCACGGTTGGGCTTCCTGGTCTTACGCCACATACGGTTCTACAGAGAAGcacagtttcacagtttcaTCTTAATATTTTATCTTTGTATATATTATACAAAGTAAAATCAAATGTCTGTACCTCATGCAACTACACTTGTGAGCTGTGCCTTTAATGTACTTATTTGATATATTTAAGTCCAAGAAACATGACAACTCATTTGTCGTTAGAAGAGAAATAATGAACTGATTTTTTTAAGGTCACATCAGGAACGTACTCTGGTTTGGCTGTAGTAAAAGCCATCAGGGTTGGTCACAATCTCCAGGAAGATGTCCATGTTGTCAAGGATGGCAGTGAGAGCGGCGTcacgtccataatcggtcacgATCTGATGACAGATGTGCGAGTGAGACATTATTCAGTGCAGCGGGGACAGAAGAAAAGTGTGGTAGTATGTTGGTCAAAGCACCTTCTTGGCGAACCAGGTTCCACTGGCCTGAGTGACCCACTCTCTGGAGTGGATTCCAGTGTCGATCCAGATGGCGCGACGGTTGGTTCCACCAGTGCTGaactaaagaaaacataatGAGTAAATAGGTTGTGAGGAACACGAAGACATCAAATTTGATTATCAGctattgtcatttttttccccctttaagAGGAAGTACcatcattttcaacattttcttagTCTTCCTTCGGTCTGCTAAGTTTGGTTGACTCACCTTGAGCACATTCAGGGGACGACCCTCGTAGCTCTGGCCAATCACCACCTTGCTGACCAGGTTGGGATTCTCAGCCACCAGCATGTCCTGGAACCTGTAGATCTTAAACCAGAGACAAAAGAACATTGGAAATTTTCCTCAGAGAGATCAAAAAGTAAAGTTCCAgtgtggatgacatactataaacTTACTACATAGGATGTAAGGAAATACCAATATACTAAATGAATATGCATGATACTGTACTGATATTGAAATATTCAACAAAGattttctcagtgttttttaTATCTGACCACTAGTTAGCAGCAGACTTTCGGCTTAAGAGAATTTACACAtataatatctttatttttactccatgtttttctttaaatagaacattttaagaaaactagatggatagatagatagccctacccataattatgtttgtataagtgtataatccaTTTACAATAAAACTAGTTTAggttttgtagccttagaataagccttgtGCGTGTATATTTATTGATATAGTTTAAGTAAGGGTATTGTTTTTCTACAGATTTAAAGGACAAGGTGCAAAAACCTACAGCGGCTCCGTCCACATAAACCAATGAAGAAGAAGGCCCCAGTAGATCCATGTCTCACCATCAGATGTCACTagttctcacacactggacctttaagttagACCACAGTGTGGTATCCATGTACTGACCTCACTGATGGTGTGATAGTTGGAATAGTCAAAGCTGGCCGTGTTTCTGGGCTGAGCGAAGCGAGCAGCAGAGTCCATCTCTTCCTGTTCCTGATCCAGCACCTCCTGCACACCAGCCACATCGTTCACGTTACATTAAAGACAGAGTCGTGCTAAACGTTGGCTGATCTCAGAGGACAGGGGTCTCATACCTGCAGGTCTTCAATCATAATGGAGTAATCGACATCCTGCGTCTCCAGATGGCTCTTGAAGGACTCCAGACTGTCGAGGGGAACTCTGACGTCCACAGGAGTACCCACTCCAGTCACATCCCTCCAGAAGTCCAGCTGTAGaaacaaatagataaataaaaatattacatgACAAATTACATTCTTATTCtttccctttatttatttttttattaattctcACTTTTCCATCTTCCTTTTCTTGATTTAATCTAATCTCAGGATTGTCTCAAGGCGTTAACCTGCTCTTTTCttccttgtgtgtctgtgagttgATTTGTCTTATATCCatgatttatatttgtattcatacatgtattataacaatataaaattacgtataaaagtaaacattattcacaaaaaagttaatAGTGGACGATAGATGACCTGAAACTCAAACATGTCCTCCAGGTCTTTGAGTAGAGACAGTTGGACGTCATCTTTGGGGACGATGCGAAACACCTGgtgtctgcaaaaaaaaaaacgagaaccACAGTGTTTTACAACTTTTTACCCATGGCCAAGAGGGAagttggcacacacacacacacacacacacacacacacaccgcacacAGGTGAGATTTCTTAAGACTGAGTGGTTCTGCTTTTGCAGGAGTGGCAGACGAACCACAGATAAAAACGTGTTGATGATTGTATGTGAGACTGGCTCCACACTAAATACTGTAACACTTTGGTGCCCCCATGTGGCAACACGCAGGATAGATGCGTGCGTTGTGATTTATGCAGCATGTTTAAATCCATAAagacattgaccttgtcagggcccgtcgtcgtcatggagaccaaaacttactcctaatgaggcagaacataatttctgaggaactggttaactTTGAaaaagatttgaactgtggttgaATTAGGATTAGGGATTAggcattgactggttatggttaaggtaagggataatTTAAGGGAAATGAATGTCGTGTCTTCAGAAGAACAGCTGGacaaacctgtctgtctgtccgtctgtcttgTGCGTTTAAGTTTTTATATTCCTTGATGTTTTAATATAGGCATCCAGacattttcaaaccaaattGAGTAAAAATTCAATGTCTATTTCAGATGTGTTCGAATATACCAGGTGTGTTAGCCTGGATTTTACAGGTAATGTGCATAGATTTCaacttaatataaatatattgccCGACAGGCCGaaataagatgaaaaacaaCTATATAAAACATTTGGAATCAGAACTAGTTTGTATATGAAGGAGACCTTTAATTAATAAGGTAGCAAATgctgcagagcagagggaggccGGTGTAGACCCACTTACCCCTCAAACGTCTCCTTGCAGAGAGCGACCACCAACAACACGGCCAATGCGAGCAGCACCTTCATCATGACCAGCTGAAAAAAACTGAGCCAAAAATCAGGCTTTTATGGCTCAGAGTGGGAGGTCACGTGTCCAAACCACAGTCTTGCTTACGGGGATGGAGGTGTGTTGACAGCTGGTCCCGTTCTCACATGAGTCTGGAGATATCACAGAAAGAGAAAGGTTTCcagacgtttgtttgttttggaatgGTTCAAGCTACTGGGACCATGGTTAAAATAGTTTGGGATTtatcattagttttagtttttattttgttaaaatgagttagttttaattagtttttagagcgGGATTGCTACTTTTTATTAGTAATATGGAGTTTTTGCCAGGTGCAAGTTTCcgtaataagtattgtgtcattaaaacccccccaaaatatgccattttaacccttagtgctcacacggcacagatctgtgctgcaggtgcacccttcGTATattacacaacacaataaatacacttcatatgaacccgaAAGGATtatgtgtgaaataaatgtacaatgATGAAAACTAAGTTTTGGTTTACTATAATAACCTTGACTGGGACCAGGTGAAAAAGCCAATGCAGTCTGGCTTCTCATCCAGCTGTTTTACACATGCAGTAGCTAAACCAAATGTTCCCACACGACCTTGTTAGATAAATGTAATCGATGAACAGTTTCAAAATAACTTCTCCTGATTTGTTTCCACGGCTGGTTCTTGGTGGTGGAGGGTTAGTTAATACTGACTGTAAGTACTTCATACAACCATACTTCAAAAACAGTGACCTGAATTAAAATGAGTAGGTACGCCTTCATAAGGGTATGCACTGACCACatatttaaggatttaaagGCAGTTTACATGACGGTAAGTAAAGATCTGTTTCTTATCCAACAGCACAGAtaaggaagcagcagaggaaaaataaagagacaaacTGTGACAGAGTCAGGTGTGGAAAAAACCCCACCTGCTTCACTTTCACTCACAATAAAACAGACTTGAGTGCTGATCCAGATCCATATGCTCCAGCAGCAAGatactgtgctgctgctgctgctgctgctgctgctgctgcgccgGCCAGCTTGGCTGTAAATATCTCTCAGAGCATCAACTTAACACTTCACATGTCTGTTGTCAGTGTGAAACAGCATTTCGAGAATATATGACTTCCTTATTCTGATGCACTCAGGCCCACCCAACCAGAAAGCTTCCCTTTGcaccacatacaaacacatatgcAAATAAAGAATATCTCTCTGTTAGTTTTATGCACAAATGACAATAATTACTGTCATCAGACACTTACATACACTTACTCTCTAATTTAAAGATACTGAAACTGAACCGTTCACCGAGTACAAACTGCATACATTCACCAATCATTTTATTAGGTACG
Encoded proteins:
- the cpa5 gene encoding carboxypeptidase A5 → MMKVLLALAVLLVVALCKETFEGHQVFRIVPKDDVQLSLLKDLEDMFEFQLDFWRDVTGVGTPVDVRVPLDSLESFKSHLETQDVDYSIMIEDLQEVLDQEQEEMDSAARFAQPRNTASFDYSNYHTISEIYRFQDMLVAENPNLVSKVVIGQSYEGRPLNVLKFSTGGTNRRAIWIDTGIHSREWVTQASGTWFAKKIVTDYGRDAALTAILDNMDIFLEIVTNPDGFYYSQTRNRMWRKTRKPNRGSSCIGVDPNRNWDAGFGGPGASSNPCSETYHGPSAHSESEVKSIVDFVKSRGNIKSFISIHAYSQMLMYPYGYTRTPVRDQAELHAVAQKAVNNLASLYGTRYRYGSIINVIYQASGGTIDWTYNQGIKYSYTFELRDTGRYGFVLPASQIVPTASETWLALMTLMDHTFKNPY